One Lacipirellulaceae bacterium DNA window includes the following coding sequences:
- a CDS encoding SHD1 domain-containing protein, with amino-acid sequence MLRHNQLPVTSLRLAGALVLCLLFVPGTQARTWSDKSGKQKVEAEFLEYANGKVELRKSDGTTVKVPLSKLSKDDQRYVRDLVKGQSGGGTTSGSKNGNSRSFSYSYSTRTNNGNTTTERSVTFGSGNAAKEDKPKPRTWVDSTGKHKIRATFMELVDGKVRLRREDNKVISFPLDKLSERDQEEVKRLSQGVSLGDSDPDNPFGNSSIDMEFAAAPVKREPGEYLKGDIIEVESFGELKRGTVISADGHWLKVMFDGEDDIDSVSRNSRSLRMIRADPNAVARSASGQVLSKADFSSVEQVVLGTQTSGSFIPDPGLDSGSSRRLRAMRLGGKKGFFEDIESFTVSPNGEFALVSRMGGSGVHSKEARIQICNLGTGKVQEITDLPAGFKLATMSPSGIRIAAVTEGKSHDKKTVDIYNLGSNGLSHAISWRPFKEEFFKDIQDLTWINDNLLATVGRQTITVWEVESARAIYTLTLNGMSSGALSPGLNQFAIADSKAVYILDAATGEPLQQVALPQGRRHKALAFDPSGQLLAGLDGNQVDLMNLETGEVFDTLYVPDSGSTIAWTDNEHLLLGGGNLVHVPSQMTVWKYKHSASKTAHAAGINWYLLGSGNNQVLLPLRLPHVGVKSISDDEVVLKSGDAISLEFELIDNLASGARSVRQEVEEKLRRDLEDAGYVIGENASAVLVARTEPGERREMLYEDFHVGLRRSKPDKVSVTERLYTLELQIDGQVVWQRRRTQGPPHHLRMQKGENTNQAVQRVMAPSAGYFGQGIPGRILPADKMNQRSSEISATGIR; translated from the coding sequence ATGCTGCGACACAACCAACTGCCTGTGACTTCACTTCGACTTGCCGGCGCGCTCGTCTTGTGCCTACTCTTCGTGCCAGGTACTCAGGCTCGCACGTGGAGTGATAAGTCAGGGAAGCAAAAAGTGGAAGCGGAGTTTCTGGAATATGCCAACGGCAAGGTGGAGCTAAGGAAGTCTGATGGAACGACGGTCAAGGTACCGCTCTCTAAGCTCAGCAAGGACGATCAACGCTATGTGCGTGATCTCGTGAAGGGCCAATCGGGAGGCGGCACGACCTCAGGCAGTAAGAACGGTAACAGTCGCAGCTTTTCTTATAGCTACAGCACACGAACGAATAACGGCAATACGACCACTGAGCGGAGTGTCACTTTCGGAAGCGGCAATGCTGCTAAGGAAGACAAACCCAAACCGCGTACCTGGGTCGATTCCACGGGCAAGCATAAGATCCGAGCCACATTCATGGAACTCGTCGACGGGAAGGTCCGTTTGCGAAGAGAGGACAACAAGGTGATTTCCTTTCCGCTGGACAAGCTGAGCGAGCGAGATCAGGAAGAAGTGAAGCGCCTGTCCCAAGGAGTCAGCCTCGGGGACTCCGATCCGGATAACCCGTTTGGCAATAGCTCGATCGACATGGAGTTCGCGGCAGCGCCAGTGAAGCGCGAACCGGGAGAGTACTTGAAGGGCGATATCATCGAGGTCGAGAGCTTTGGGGAATTGAAGCGAGGCACCGTCATCAGCGCGGATGGTCACTGGCTGAAGGTGATGTTCGACGGCGAAGATGATATCGACAGCGTCTCGCGAAACAGTCGCTCGCTACGGATGATTCGCGCCGACCCGAATGCCGTCGCACGCAGCGCTAGTGGCCAAGTACTCTCCAAGGCGGACTTTTCCAGCGTCGAGCAAGTCGTCCTGGGCACCCAGACTAGCGGCTCTTTCATTCCGGACCCAGGTCTCGATTCTGGATCGTCTCGCCGTCTGCGGGCAATGCGACTTGGCGGCAAGAAAGGCTTTTTTGAGGACATTGAGAGCTTTACCGTGTCGCCCAACGGCGAGTTCGCGCTCGTCTCGCGTATGGGAGGCTCCGGGGTTCACTCAAAGGAAGCGCGTATTCAGATCTGCAATTTGGGGACCGGCAAAGTCCAGGAGATTACCGACCTGCCTGCGGGTTTCAAGCTGGCGACGATGTCTCCCTCGGGGATTCGCATCGCGGCAGTGACCGAGGGGAAGAGCCACGACAAGAAAACGGTCGACATTTACAACCTTGGCTCTAACGGACTCTCGCACGCCATCAGTTGGCGTCCCTTCAAGGAGGAGTTCTTCAAAGACATCCAAGATCTGACGTGGATTAACGACAATCTCTTAGCAACCGTCGGTCGTCAAACAATCACCGTCTGGGAAGTCGAATCCGCCCGAGCGATCTACACGCTAACGCTCAATGGCATGAGCAGCGGTGCGCTGAGCCCTGGGCTGAATCAGTTCGCTATTGCCGATTCAAAAGCCGTCTACATTCTTGATGCTGCCACGGGTGAGCCCCTGCAACAGGTGGCACTCCCACAGGGACGACGGCACAAAGCGCTTGCTTTCGATCCCTCTGGGCAACTGCTCGCAGGACTCGACGGGAATCAGGTTGACCTGATGAACCTCGAAACGGGCGAGGTGTTCGATACGCTTTATGTTCCCGATAGCGGTAGCACGATCGCCTGGACGGACAACGAGCATTTACTCTTGGGCGGAGGGAACTTAGTGCATGTCCCCAGCCAAATGACCGTCTGGAAGTATAAGCACTCAGCCAGCAAGACGGCTCATGCCGCAGGTATCAACTGGTATCTGTTGGGTTCGGGGAACAACCAAGTCCTTTTGCCGTTACGCCTTCCACACGTCGGCGTGAAATCGATCTCCGACGACGAAGTGGTACTCAAATCAGGAGACGCGATCTCTTTGGAGTTCGAACTGATAGACAACTTGGCTAGCGGTGCCCGCAGTGTCCGCCAGGAAGTTGAGGAGAAACTCCGCCGCGATCTCGAAGATGCGGGCTATGTCATCGGCGAAAACGCATCGGCTGTATTGGTCGCGCGTACCGAGCCTGGCGAACGTCGCGAAATGCTCTACGAGGATTTTCATGTGGGCTTGCGTCGCAGCAAGCCGGATAAGGTCTCTGTGACTGAACGGCTTTACACACTGGAACTACAAATCGATGGCCAAGTCGTTTGGCAACGCCGCCGCACTCAAGGGCCTCCGCATCACCTAAGGATGCAGAAAGGCGAGAACACCAACCAAGCGGTCCAACGTGTCATGGCGCCGTCAGCTGGTTACTTCGGGCAGGGCATCCCAGGGCGGATTCTGCCTGCGGACAAGATGAATCAGCGTAGCTCGGAGATTAGTGCGACCGGAATACGTTGA
- a CDS encoding valine--tRNA ligase: protein MTDFSQLPSQYDHKAAQEKWYAHWEQQGYFHADPQKVLSGEKRPYSVVIPPPNVTGALHLGHALNNTLQDILVRQKRMAGFEVLWQPGTDHAGIATQAVVERRLKEEEGLTRHSPEIGGREGLVERIWKWKEQYEKRIIGQLKQLGASCDWERTRFTLDDQCARAVRETFFKLFADGKIYRGKRLVNWDPFLQTAVSDDEVYHTQIKGHFWHFRYPVIDPKQGEPEFVTIATTRPETMLGDTAVAVHPDPKAALAKTQTELEAKLASSPEKEKEAVQAQLDALAERISSKLAELETLRDMAQRGVKLKLPLTDREIPLIADEWAKPELGSGCVKITPAHDANDYEVWQRNEHIGTINIMNPDGTLADSVPEQFRGLTMKKAREAVSNALAEDGFHDPETDVEDREIDLAHSDRSKTPIEPYLADQWFVKMDELAQSAMDAVTEGRTRIVPERYGKSYLDWLGEKRDWPIGRQLWWGHRIPVWSATWNRNASKDWSTLIELVQALTPEIEASNLCFSINGILIVVVDGKAQIPEFRSVENVHLQVCLKNDEVGSARSVLESCGFFHEDDVLDTWFSSALWPFSTLGWPDETDDLKAFYPTSTLVTSRDIITLWVARMVLMGEYNMGGVPFPEVYIHPKILDGYGETMSKSKGNGVDPLDVIDRFGADALRFGIAYLTTETQDVRMPVEFVCPHCEEHLKQTKKNRTLPVVECDKCGASFSTQWAQTDEEKAHKRGAVTSERFELGRNFCNKLWNASRFALMNLDGYEPAAVGNEDLLLEDRWLLSRLATVTQQVTDDLANYRFSDASRALYDFAWDEFCSFYVEMTKARFAVPEQRAVAQRVLAAVLDNLLRLLHPFIPFLTEEVWQLLGEVAPTRGLTAAALGEATAESVCIAPWPEAQVSHIDESIAEQFSDFQAVLSAVREIRTRQNVPQKEAIEFSVKCDAEQAARLTAMQPYFTQMARATGVTLGPDAAPPETSASVALSGKQAGVEVYVDVSAFIDVEAEKKRLSGERDKLTKFIGSLSGKLNNENFVSRAPAEVVQQQREKLAEVEQQLAAVESSLAKL from the coding sequence ATGACCGACTTCAGCCAACTCCCTTCGCAATACGACCACAAAGCCGCTCAAGAGAAGTGGTATGCCCATTGGGAGCAGCAGGGCTACTTCCATGCGGACCCGCAGAAGGTTCTCTCGGGGGAAAAGCGACCATACTCCGTCGTGATTCCGCCGCCGAATGTGACCGGAGCGTTGCACTTGGGGCATGCGCTTAACAACACGTTGCAAGATATTCTTGTGCGGCAGAAGCGGATGGCCGGCTTTGAGGTCCTCTGGCAGCCGGGGACCGATCACGCGGGGATCGCCACGCAGGCGGTGGTCGAGCGGCGACTCAAGGAAGAAGAAGGGCTTACGCGGCATAGTCCCGAGATTGGTGGGCGCGAGGGACTCGTCGAGCGGATTTGGAAGTGGAAAGAGCAGTACGAAAAGCGGATCATTGGGCAGCTCAAGCAGCTTGGGGCGAGTTGCGATTGGGAGCGAACGCGGTTCACGCTCGACGATCAATGTGCGCGGGCCGTGCGGGAGACATTCTTCAAACTGTTCGCCGATGGCAAGATTTACCGTGGCAAGCGGCTGGTGAACTGGGACCCGTTCTTGCAGACGGCCGTTTCCGACGACGAGGTGTATCACACGCAGATCAAAGGGCACTTCTGGCACTTTCGCTATCCCGTGATTGACCCCAAACAGGGCGAACCTGAGTTCGTCACGATTGCCACCACACGGCCCGAGACGATGCTAGGTGATACGGCGGTTGCCGTGCACCCTGACCCGAAGGCGGCGCTGGCGAAGACGCAAACAGAACTAGAGGCCAAGCTTGCTTCTTCGCCGGAGAAAGAAAAGGAGGCGGTTCAGGCGCAGCTTGACGCTCTGGCTGAACGCATCAGCAGCAAGTTAGCGGAGCTTGAAACGCTCCGCGACATGGCCCAGCGCGGCGTCAAGTTGAAACTGCCTTTGACTGATCGTGAGATCCCTCTCATTGCCGACGAATGGGCGAAGCCGGAACTAGGTTCGGGCTGCGTGAAGATCACGCCCGCGCATGATGCGAACGACTACGAGGTTTGGCAACGCAACGAGCACATCGGCACGATCAACATCATGAACCCCGACGGGACGCTGGCGGATAGTGTGCCCGAGCAGTTCCGTGGCCTGACAATGAAAAAGGCTCGCGAAGCAGTGAGCAACGCGCTGGCCGAGGATGGTTTCCACGACCCAGAAACCGATGTCGAAGACCGCGAAATCGACCTCGCCCACAGCGACCGCAGCAAGACGCCGATCGAGCCGTACTTGGCGGATCAGTGGTTTGTCAAGATGGACGAGCTAGCCCAGTCAGCAATGGATGCCGTGACCGAGGGACGCACGAGGATTGTTCCTGAGCGGTATGGCAAGAGTTATCTCGACTGGCTTGGGGAGAAACGCGACTGGCCGATTGGACGGCAACTCTGGTGGGGGCATCGGATTCCGGTTTGGAGCGCTACCTGGAATAGAAACGCCAGTAAAGATTGGTCAACGCTAATAGAACTGGTTCAAGCGCTCACTCCGGAAATCGAAGCTTCTAACCTGTGTTTCTCTATCAACGGGATCCTAATTGTAGTAGTAGATGGTAAAGCACAGATTCCCGAGTTCAGAAGCGTTGAAAATGTTCATCTCCAAGTGTGTCTCAAGAACGATGAGGTCGGATCGGCAAGATCTGTGCTCGAATCTTGTGGCTTTTTCCACGAAGACGACGTCCTCGACACCTGGTTCAGTTCCGCCCTTTGGCCCTTCTCAACACTCGGCTGGCCCGACGAGACCGACGACTTGAAGGCCTTCTACCCAACCAGCACGCTGGTGACTTCGCGCGACATCATTACGCTGTGGGTCGCGCGGATGGTACTCATGGGTGAGTACAACATGGGCGGCGTGCCGTTCCCTGAAGTTTACATCCACCCGAAGATTCTCGACGGGTATGGCGAAACCATGTCGAAGTCGAAGGGCAATGGGGTCGATCCGCTCGATGTGATTGATCGCTTTGGAGCGGACGCGTTGCGGTTCGGGATTGCTTATCTGACGACCGAAACGCAAGACGTGCGGATGCCGGTCGAGTTTGTTTGCCCGCACTGCGAGGAGCATCTCAAGCAGACGAAAAAGAACCGCACACTGCCGGTCGTCGAGTGTGACAAGTGCGGCGCATCGTTCAGCACCCAATGGGCGCAGACCGATGAGGAGAAGGCCCACAAGCGCGGGGCGGTCACTAGCGAACGGTTTGAGCTGGGCCGCAACTTCTGCAACAAGCTGTGGAACGCCTCGCGATTTGCGCTGATGAATCTTGATGGTTATGAACCTGCAGCCGTTGGCAATGAGGACTTGCTGCTCGAAGATCGTTGGTTGCTCTCACGATTGGCAACGGTCACCCAGCAAGTGACCGACGACTTGGCGAACTACCGCTTTTCCGATGCATCGCGAGCGCTCTATGACTTCGCTTGGGATGAGTTCTGCAGCTTCTATGTGGAGATGACCAAAGCACGGTTTGCGGTGCCTGAACAGCGGGCCGTGGCTCAGCGGGTGCTTGCCGCTGTGCTTGATAACTTGCTCAGGTTGTTGCATCCTTTCATTCCCTTCTTGACCGAAGAGGTTTGGCAGTTGTTGGGGGAAGTGGCGCCTACCCGCGGCCTGACGGCAGCGGCTCTGGGAGAGGCGACCGCCGAGAGCGTCTGCATCGCCCCTTGGCCTGAGGCGCAGGTTTCGCACATTGACGAATCAATCGCCGAGCAGTTCTCTGACTTCCAGGCAGTGTTGAGTGCTGTGCGTGAGATTCGCACGCGTCAAAACGTGCCGCAGAAGGAAGCGATTGAGTTCAGCGTGAAGTGCGATGCCGAGCAAGCAGCCCGGCTGACGGCGATGCAGCCTTATTTCACGCAGATGGCCCGTGCCACGGGTGTGACACTTGGGCCGGACGCCGCTCCGCCGGAAACTTCGGCCAGCGTGGCACTCTCGGGCAAGCAGGCGGGCGTTGAGGTTTACGTTGACGTAAGCGCCTTTATCGACGTCGAGGCGGAAAAGAAACGGCTCTCCGGCGAGCGCGACAAGCTCACCAAGTTTATCGGAAGCCTCTCAGGCAAGCTGAATAACGAGAACTTCGTCAGCCGTGCCCCCGCGGAAGTCGTGCAGCAGCAGCGGGAAAAGCTGGCTGAGGTCGAACAGCAATTGGCGGCGGTCGAGAGTTCGCTGGCGAAGCTGTAA
- the cimA gene encoding citramalate synthase yields the protein MKTIQIYDTTLRDGAQGEGVSFSLEDKVLIARRLDELGFDFIEGGYPLSNPKDADFFKRLHEKPLKNNAKLCAFGMTRRRGVMAKDDPGMLALMAAETPVVTIVGKTSDFHATEVLGVSLEENLAMIRETVEFFVSEGKEVIYDAEHFFDGWKANADYAPQTIQAAAEAGASIIVMCDTNGGSLPEEVAEITKEAAAKVDKPLGIHTHNDSELAVANSLSAIDAGAEHVQGTINGFGERCGNADLISVVANLALKKEGYQALGGSGVERLTELSRYVYEIANMLPRNGQPFVGQSAFAHKGGMHVHAIAKAASSYEHIEPASVGNERRVLVSELSGRSNILALAEKLKLDQDKDLMSRVLKEVVELENQGYQFEAAEASFEILLKKLAGTHEPHFELIKYHIDVDRHPDGTPVTEATVKLKINDEVRHEVAEGDGPVNALDAALRKALNGHFPQLNEMHLVDYKVRVINSEAATAASVRVVIESRDDNEAWGTVGVHENVIEASWAALVDSIEYKLCRSDQ from the coding sequence ATGAAAACCATCCAAATCTACGATACAACGCTCCGCGATGGGGCCCAGGGCGAGGGGGTGAGCTTTTCGTTGGAGGACAAGGTGCTCATTGCTCGGCGGCTTGATGAGCTGGGTTTCGATTTTATCGAAGGGGGCTATCCGCTTTCCAATCCCAAGGATGCGGATTTCTTCAAGCGGTTGCATGAGAAACCACTCAAGAACAACGCGAAGCTGTGTGCCTTCGGCATGACGCGACGGCGAGGCGTGATGGCGAAGGACGATCCGGGGATGCTGGCCCTGATGGCAGCGGAAACGCCCGTGGTGACGATCGTTGGTAAGACTTCTGACTTTCATGCCACCGAGGTTCTCGGTGTTTCGCTCGAAGAGAACCTGGCGATGATTCGCGAGACGGTTGAGTTTTTCGTCTCCGAGGGCAAAGAGGTGATCTACGACGCGGAGCATTTCTTTGACGGCTGGAAAGCGAACGCCGACTACGCACCGCAGACGATTCAAGCCGCGGCAGAAGCGGGGGCGTCGATCATCGTTATGTGCGACACCAACGGCGGGAGCTTGCCGGAGGAAGTTGCAGAGATCACGAAAGAAGCTGCGGCGAAAGTTGACAAGCCGCTGGGTATTCACACGCACAACGATAGTGAACTAGCGGTGGCGAACTCGCTCTCTGCAATCGACGCGGGAGCGGAGCACGTGCAGGGCACAATCAACGGCTTCGGCGAACGGTGCGGCAACGCCGATCTTATTTCCGTTGTGGCGAATCTTGCGCTCAAGAAAGAAGGCTATCAGGCGCTCGGCGGTAGCGGAGTAGAGAGACTGACCGAGCTGTCACGTTACGTTTACGAAATCGCCAACATGCTGCCCCGCAACGGACAGCCATTTGTTGGGCAAAGTGCGTTCGCCCACAAAGGTGGGATGCACGTCCACGCGATTGCCAAGGCTGCCAGCAGCTACGAACACATCGAACCGGCATCCGTGGGGAACGAACGTCGCGTACTCGTAAGCGAATTGTCGGGCCGCTCGAACATCCTGGCTCTCGCTGAGAAGCTGAAGCTCGACCAGGACAAAGACCTGATGAGCCGCGTCCTCAAAGAGGTCGTCGAGCTGGAAAACCAAGGCTACCAATTCGAGGCCGCCGAGGCGTCGTTCGAAATCTTACTCAAGAAACTGGCCGGCACGCACGAACCGCACTTCGAGCTGATTAAGTACCACATTGATGTCGACCGCCATCCCGACGGCACGCCGGTGACAGAAGCGACGGTCAAGCTAAAGATTAACGACGAAGTTCGTCACGAAGTGGCCGAAGGGGACGGCCCGGTGAACGCCTTGGATGCGGCACTTCGGAAAGCGCTGAACGGCCACTTCCCGCAGCTTAATGAAATGCATCTGGTCGACTACAAAGTCCGCGTCATCAACAGCGAAGCGGCTACCGCGGCCAGCGTCCGTGTGGTGATCGAGTCTCGCGACGACAACGAAGCCTGGGGCACGGTCGGCGTGCATGAGAACGTGATCGAAGCAAGCTGGGCAGCGCTGGTGGACTCGATCGAGTACAAGCTTTGTCGAAGTGATCAATGA